GACTTACAATATAGTATGACATTAACTTTTGAAGAAGCAGTATTTGGTACGGAAAAAGATATTACTGTTCGTAAAGATGTAGAATGTGATACTTGTGATGGTAATGGTGCGAAACCAGGTACTAAGAAAAAGACATGCTCATATTGTAATGGACAAGGTCATGTAACAGTTGAACAAAATACTATTCTTGGTAGAATGCAAACGCAAAAAGTATGTCCAGAGTGCGAAGGTTCAGGACAAGTATTTGAAGAGAAATGTGTAGATTGTCACGGTAAAGGTACACAAAACAAAAAAGTAACAATTAAAGTTAAAGTACCAGCTGGTGTAGATAATGACCAACAAATTCGCTTAGCAGGTAAAGGTGGTCCAGGCGTAAACGGTGGACCAGCAGGTGATTTATATGTTGTGTTCAGAGTGAAACCAGATAGTAAGTTTAGACGTGATGGAGACGATATTTTCTATGAATTGAACTTATCATTCCCACAAGCTGCTCTAGGAGATGAAGTAACTGTACCTACCTTAAATGGCAGTGTTGCATTAACAGTACCTGCAGGAACTCAAACTGGTAAGCAATTTAGACTTAGAGAAAAAGGTATTCAAAATGTACATGGATACGGAAAAGGCGACTACTTTGTAACAGTGAGAGTAGTAACACCTGATCGATTAACTGAACGACAAGAAGAGCTTTTACGTGAATTTGCTGAAATTGGCGGAGAGAAACTAACAGAACAACCTTCTAGCTTAAAAGATAGAGCTAAAAAGTTTTTTAAAGGAGAATAGCCTGTGAACTGGATTGAGTATGCAATCATGATTAATAAGGAAGCTGAACACGTTGTAACTGCATTATTAAATGATTTAGGTGCAAATGGTGTTGTTATTGAAGATTCAGCAGAATTAGATAAAGAGCACGAAGATGTTTATGGTGAAATATATGAATTAAATCCTGAAGACTACCCTGATCATGATATTAGAGTGAAATGTTATTTTAATGAGCTTGTGTTTACAGAAGAATTAGAGCAAGAAATTAAAGATACAATTTCAAAAGTAGAAGGCATTAATGCTGAAATACTTTCTTTTTCTAAGACAATTATTAAAGAATCAGACTGGGAGAATGAATGGAAAAATTACTTTCACCCATTTAAGGCTTCTGAAAGATTTGCAATTGTTCCAAGTTGGGAAGAATATGAAAATAATGATGAAGATTTATGCATCGAACTTGATCCAGGAATGGCATTTGGTACAGGTGATCATCCAACGACAAGCATGTGCTTAAAACATATAGAAGAAGTTGTTGAACCTACACACAAAGTCATTGATGTAGGAACAGGTTCAGGTATTTTAAGTATTGCTTGTCACTTGCTTGGTGTTAGATCAATAAAAGCAGTAGATTTAGATGATTTAGCAGTTAATGTAGCTAAAGAAAACTTTATAAAAAATGATTGTGATCAAGATATTTTGGCTGTTCCAGGTAACTTATTGACTGAAGAAACAGAACAATATGATGTGATAATTGCTAATATTTTAGCTCACATTATAGATTTAATGATTGAAGATAGTTACAATCGTTTAAATGATGGTGGATATTTTATTACTTCTGGTATAATAGATGAAAAGTCAGAAGAAATTATTGATAAATTAGAGCACTATGGTTACACAATTGAAAAAGTTTTAAGAGAAGATGGTTGGGTTTCAATAAGAGCTAGAAAGTAGGAGAAATGATGCAAAGATATTTCTTACTCGAAAACGCTGAGTTAAATCAGCGTTTTTTTATACATAATACGGATGATATACATCACATTAAAAATGTAATGCGTATGCAAGTTGATCAAAAATTAATATTAACGTTTAAAGATCAAAAGTCTTTAATATCGAAAATAATTGCCTTTAATTCAGATAACATTGAACTAGAGACAATAGAAGATACAACGAGACTTACAGAACTGCCTGTTGAGATTACAATTGCAAGTGGCATGATTAAAGGCGATAAATATGAATGGATGATTCAGAAAGCTACTGAAATGGGCGCACATCACTTTATTGCTGTTCAATCTGAACGTACGGTTATTAAATTAGACGAAAAAAAGCGCGACAAAAAGATTGATAGATGGCAAAAAATCGTTAAAGAAGCTAGTGAACAAAGTATGCGATTGACGATACCTGACGTAAAGTATCAGTCGAATTTTAAAGCGGTTTATGATAATATGAATGAATATGATTATGTATTAATAGCTTATGAAGAAGAGGCTAAACGCGGCGAAACGAGTAACTTACACAAAGTGATTACTCAACTTGAGCAAGGTCAGAAAATACTACTTATCTTTGGACCAGAGGGTGGATTAACTGAAAATGAAGTCAATCTATTTGAAAGTGCAGAGAAAGTAGGTCTCGGACCGAGAATTTTAAGAGCAGAAACCGCGCCTTTATATGCTCTATCTGCCTTGAGCTATCAATTAGAATTAATGAGGTGAATATAATTGGCTACTGTAGCATTCCATACTTTAGGATGTAAAGTGAATCATTATGAAACTGAAGCAATTTGGCAATTATTTAAGGAACATGATTATGAAAGAGTGGATTTTGAAACAAATGCTGATGTGTTTATTATAAATACTTGTACAGTAACAAATACTGGCGATAAGAAGAGTAGACAAGTAATAAGACGTGCCATTCGTAAAAATCCAAATGCAGTTGTGTGTGTAACAGGATGTTATGCGCAAACTTCTCCTGCAGAAATCATGGCAATTCCTGGGGTAGATATTGTAGTTGGTACGCAAGATAGACATAAACTAATTTCTTATATCGAAGATTATAAGGCAAGTAGAGAACCAATAAATGGTGTTGGCAACATCATGAAGAACAGAAAGTATGAAGAATTAGAAGTACCATACTTTACGGATAGAACACGTGCATCATTGAAAATACAAGAAGGTTGTAATAACTTCTGTACATTCTGTATTATTCCTTGGGCAAGAGGTCTAATGAGATCAAGAGACCCTGAACAAGTTGTTAGCCAAGCAACAACACTAGTTAATTCAGGTTATAAAGAGATAGTATTAACAGGTATTCATACTGGTGGTTACGGTGAAGATTTAAAAGATTACAACTTAGCTCAATTATTAAGAGATTTAGAGCAAGTTGAGAATTTAGAACGCATTCGTATCTCATCTATAGAAGCGAGCCAATTAACTGATGAAGTAATCGATGTTATAGACCAATCAACTAAAGTTGTCCGTCATTTACACATTCCATTACAATCAGGTTCGGATACTGTATTAAAACGTATGAGAAGAAAGTATACGATGGCACATTTTTCTGAGAGACTACAGAAACTTCATAAAGCTCTACCAGGATTGGCAGTTACAAGTGATGTAATCGTAGGATTCCCTGGTGAAACTGAAGAAGAATTCCAAGAAACGTATGACTTTATCGTTAAACATCAATTCTCAGAATTACATGTCTTCCCATATTCAATGCGTACAGGTACACCTGCGGCAAGAATGACTGACCAAGTGGATGAAGATGTTAAGAATGATCGTGTGCATCGTTTAATCGAATTATCTAACCAACTTGCGAAAGATTATGCTTCTAAATTTGATCAGACGGTTCTTGAAGTGATTCCAGAAGAAAAGGGCTCAACGGATGGAAAATTAGTAGGATATGCCGATAATTACATGAAGATAGAATTTGAAGGCGATGAAACATTAATTGGAGAACTTGTAAAAGTTAAAGTAACAACACCTGGTTATCCAATTAATGAAGGAAAACTTGTAAAAGTAGTCAATCATGCAACTAATAAGGACGAAAGAATAGTTGCGTTTTAATATTCATAACAAATGATTATTGACTTAAAAAATGACTTATTTTATAATGTTAAAGTACATAGTAATTTATATACTATGTAAATGACCTATAAAGCTTTGTTGATATTTGGAGGGAGGGAAATACACATGTCTAAAACAGTAGTTCGTAAAAACGAATCAATCGAAGATGCGTTACGTCGCTTTAAACGTACAGTTTCAAAAAGCGGTACGATTCAAGAAGTACGTAAACGTGAGTTCTATGAAAAACCAAGCGTTAAACGTAAAAAGAAATCAGAAGCAGCTCGTAAACGTAAATTTAAATAATTAATTTTTTATTGAACTCCCTCAATGAATATTAATTAATTATAATGAACGAAATTTACAGTTAAACTGTGATGAAAGAGGTAAAGACTTTAGTCTTTACCTCTTTTTTTATTATATAGATGGTAATAAAATATAAAATCAGAATCATATTGATTTAGATTTTAGTTCGGGCTAAATTTATTGTATAATAATATAGAGGGGTGAGATTATTGTTTTCAGCATATGGATACATAGTAACGTTTATTCAACATCAATTGAATTTAGGTATTATTTCAAATGAAAGTCTTTCATCTATTGGAGATTTTATTTCATTACCTATAGTTACATTAGTATTGACTTGTATTATTTTTCTAGGTGCGCTTTATCAAATTTATTCAAAACATATTAACTTTGCAGGCATCCTGAGTATTATTTGTACACTTATCTTCTTCATAGGATATGTTATTATCGATGAAATTAGTTTGATTTCCGTTTTACTATTTGGTGTAGGTGTACTGCTTGTAATCATTGAATTATTTGTAATTGGTGCAATACTAGGCATTCTTGGTTTTATAGCGATTATTGCTAGTTTTATACTAGTTGGGGAAAATATCCTTACAATGGGAATGATAATTGCTATCGCTTTAATTTTAACAACGATAGAGTGGGTGATATTAGTGAAAGGATTTAATCGGAAAATACCATTCTTTGATAAGGTCATTCTTCGAGATTCAACAAACAAAGAATCAGGCTACACATCTCATGATGATAGAAGTCATTTGATTGGCAAACTATGTGTAACATATACTGCTTTAAGACCCTCAGGTATTATCATAGTTGATGATGAAAGAATAGATGCAGTATCGGATGGTACGTTTATTCAAAAGGATCAACAAGTCAAAATTGTACAAGTTGAAGGTACAAGAGTAGTAGTAAGAGAAATATAAAATAGAAAAGGAGCGCGAAGCATATGATTTCAGGTTTAATAGCATTTGTTATTATAGCTGTTATATTAATTGTACTGTTA
The Mammaliicoccus sp. Dog046 genome window above contains:
- the dnaJ gene encoding molecular chaperone DnaJ, with product MAKRDYYEVLGVSKDASKDEIKKAYRKLSKKYHPDINQEEGSDAKFKEISEAYENLSDENKRAQYDRFGHNGPQQGFGGSQGFGGQDFSGFGGFEDIFGSFFGGGGSRRDPNAPRQGDDLQYSMTLTFEEAVFGTEKDITVRKDVECDTCDGNGAKPGTKKKTCSYCNGQGHVTVEQNTILGRMQTQKVCPECEGSGQVFEEKCVDCHGKGTQNKKVTIKVKVPAGVDNDQQIRLAGKGGPGVNGGPAGDLYVVFRVKPDSKFRRDGDDIFYELNLSFPQAALGDEVTVPTLNGSVALTVPAGTQTGKQFRLREKGIQNVHGYGKGDYFVTVRVVTPDRLTERQEELLREFAEIGGEKLTEQPSSLKDRAKKFFKGE
- the prmA gene encoding 50S ribosomal protein L11 methyltransferase, with the translated sequence MNWIEYAIMINKEAEHVVTALLNDLGANGVVIEDSAELDKEHEDVYGEIYELNPEDYPDHDIRVKCYFNELVFTEELEQEIKDTISKVEGINAEILSFSKTIIKESDWENEWKNYFHPFKASERFAIVPSWEEYENNDEDLCIELDPGMAFGTGDHPTTSMCLKHIEEVVEPTHKVIDVGTGSGILSIACHLLGVRSIKAVDLDDLAVNVAKENFIKNDCDQDILAVPGNLLTEETEQYDVIIANILAHIIDLMIEDSYNRLNDGGYFITSGIIDEKSEEIIDKLEHYGYTIEKVLREDGWVSIRARK
- a CDS encoding 16S rRNA (uracil(1498)-N(3))-methyltransferase, encoding MQRYFLLENAELNQRFFIHNTDDIHHIKNVMRMQVDQKLILTFKDQKSLISKIIAFNSDNIELETIEDTTRLTELPVEITIASGMIKGDKYEWMIQKATEMGAHHFIAVQSERTVIKLDEKKRDKKIDRWQKIVKEASEQSMRLTIPDVKYQSNFKAVYDNMNEYDYVLIAYEEEAKRGETSNLHKVITQLEQGQKILLIFGPEGGLTENEVNLFESAEKVGLGPRILRAETAPLYALSALSYQLELMR
- the mtaB gene encoding tRNA (N(6)-L-threonylcarbamoyladenosine(37)-C(2))-methylthiotransferase MtaB codes for the protein MATVAFHTLGCKVNHYETEAIWQLFKEHDYERVDFETNADVFIINTCTVTNTGDKKSRQVIRRAIRKNPNAVVCVTGCYAQTSPAEIMAIPGVDIVVGTQDRHKLISYIEDYKASREPINGVGNIMKNRKYEELEVPYFTDRTRASLKIQEGCNNFCTFCIIPWARGLMRSRDPEQVVSQATTLVNSGYKEIVLTGIHTGGYGEDLKDYNLAQLLRDLEQVENLERIRISSIEASQLTDEVIDVIDQSTKVVRHLHIPLQSGSDTVLKRMRRKYTMAHFSERLQKLHKALPGLAVTSDVIVGFPGETEEEFQETYDFIVKHQFSELHVFPYSMRTGTPAARMTDQVDEDVKNDRVHRLIELSNQLAKDYASKFDQTVLEVIPEEKGSTDGKLVGYADNYMKIEFEGDETLIGELVKVKVTTPGYPINEGKLVKVVNHATNKDERIVAF
- the rpsU gene encoding 30S ribosomal protein S21, which gives rise to MSKTVVRKNESIEDALRRFKRTVSKSGTIQEVRKREFYEKPSVKRKKKSEAARKRKFK
- a CDS encoding NfeD family protein; translated protein: MNLGIISNESLSSIGDFISLPIVTLVLTCIIFLGALYQIYSKHINFAGILSIICTLIFFIGYVIIDEISLISVLLFGVGVLLVIIELFVIGAILGILGFIAIIASFILVGENILTMGMIIAIALILTTIEWVILVKGFNRKIPFFDKVILRDSTNKESGYTSHDDRSHLIGKLCVTYTALRPSGIIIVDDERIDAVSDGTFIQKDQQVKIVQVEGTRVVVREI